The following proteins are co-located in the Engraulis encrasicolus isolate BLACKSEA-1 chromosome 2, IST_EnEncr_1.0, whole genome shotgun sequence genome:
- the evplb gene encoding envoplakin — protein sequence MFKKKESYSPAKVTQDQVSELTFLIARMQRNADQVEKNILRAEDLLAVDKQNEQKGLPLKHQKDNADNLAEAEGLLKDLFLDVDRAKKLGHPQASEIENDVSNLHDRWFKDCASYRDVYEQVDDVELKPRIDWGQVLADKQRLVESDEYGPTLSDVEKQIASHNILHKEIESYKTQLKGSSADTATTQRQCAKLLESSLARRNNLATLYEYMSGCNKELAYLSEQEDKIASRDWSDRMVDAPSVRMEYERFKNSGLLSHEGETTRLQEEADNLVVAGHPARPLIKSLDSEVQNEWQRFLNLLICQETHLDNVEDYKRYQLDMETFSESLKRINSTMEPKQLESMSNLERQMHIEGEERAVERNEQRLADLRELSTSIAPLPLRRTRPAKKAPVVALCDWTTDKTSAKRGEKFTLKSNTNDETWDVETMGGVTKSLPSVILLILPPDKDAIAKVDSLGGQLADLKRRRTALLAPSRPIMEVKTANVNVVSSPPPGDGLKARDLTSRLEKVNNDLVKTEKGILDRLRAPLDRKNPTQDLAKRIDDHEKSVSEINHLEAEKAAIQREMQPLVAQTASSTLPTKLSAVNNKMDNVTNLANTYKKKANATMFLEGQIKKVDTMLSGFENRLVKTDTIPDEPNAIETRTQEVQAIQKDVTGRKDDMLKLDRDLESTGQLCSSLQKNHQEYCPDLRRQEGVVKRLKNRFANLNNQLQQRSSQLQDIGKKNQDFQTTVKSLNAFLINMPNNKLQADDDLVQIKTKQNSQKRVVEDIKRKEDDVDRVALLADDLQKLLSEYDANTQKYRHILNIPEEPEEDRFDLLDAVQQKEKDVVNLYSEVLAENEQQLKQMDVAKNIINKNDEVVSRVVVKQQMQMQSQQRNQVEVDGLKRELGDEINRRTHTENDLEIYQKRLQSLRSRRGVERLEEKEIVQYYRDPKLEAEIEALKKKVGEESKKRTGTHTEIDVMKQKILRLERELASIEPKMVTKVVTEYEKDPQLDKEMERIREEMRRLRDEVTVRHRESLQLHTTITTLEQKRPTIRERVVKKEVIRLEKDPVMLKAVYGFQNDIADEQARCKGLNDDIFQTRSKINTLERIIPTVQPKIITKEVTKVEQDPEMLSESKTLHNSLNRQMQDTNDLLKEITTLRLRYSEEQKLKPRMEVKEIINEIYRVDPDTEVELRRLKRDIQQSGRRRTDLEREMEVINTELYTLRSQKPKVEYKEVTQEVVKEERSPEIVREMQRLNDQLTLLRTRYETTHTKVGILSSQRDDLKTEKSKVTTNLVNKEVIKYENDPLLEKEADRLRRDVRDETQQRRHVEEAVFDLQHKYLLLERQKPEEKIVLQEVLRLEKDPRQIMEHERLSRNMDDELKARRRLELEVKDLRALVLEKERQLAEMDDRQKKILVETELRQIKNKIYELEHAPAPVEERIVIKEILKVERDPKLDVLITGSRVDMEKEENLISRLERDIRNLQIKLDILRKEKSLEKIVYKEVIRVEKDPTQEAERSDYRSQVSQAKNARRDVEEELERLNTRLTRLHTSRSSSSQEETTVTLKRDNLQREKDNLLDELRRLESDKETTTISFQQQSRLLSERNQQTRQKSIKMESEVLRLEKDISDEKETIHKRDITIMELQGTLKNEDHNETHTRETNVSTRITILDPETGKDMSPYDAYVLGLIDRNQYMHLQELECNWEEITTEGSDITDTSVLRDRKSGKQYSITEALKAGRLTQYDLQLYKDGKMPISEFALLVAGEKKPPSLLRSLSKSTPDLNSPTYSPTYSSPTSSGLFNRSQSNGSLNTLINPANPEEHFPISGVIDVTTNSRMSVRSAMTRKLIDHETGLKLLEAQAATGGIVDLNKKDRFSVHKAVQYGLIDKSQMHQLLNAQKAFTGVEDPVTKGRLSVGQAAQKGWIPEESALWYMESQHVTGGLVDPNKAGRIPISEAIGTDIIDDMTAKELQDESKHHKVLVDPVTKEKITLQEAMDRCKKDPINGLLLLPAASTGADNTPSYSNHNYSRV from the exons ATGTTCAAGAAAAAGGAGTCCTACAGTCCTGCGAAAGTTACGCA GGACCAGGTCAGCGAACTGACTTTCCTGATAGCGCGCATGCAGAGGAATGCCGATCAGGTGGAAAAAAATATCTTGCGCGCTGAAGATCTCTTGGCTGTG GACAAGCAGAACGAGCAGAAGGGCCTGCCCCTGAAGCACCAGAAGGACAATGCAGACAACCTGGCCGAGGCCGAGGGCCTCCTCAAGGACCTCTTCCTGGACGTGGACAGGGCCAAGAAGCTCGGCCACCCGCAGGCCTCCGAGATCGAGAACGA cGTGAGCAATCTCCACGACCGCTGGTTTAAGGACTGTGCCTCCTATCGGGACGTGTATGAGCAGGTGGATGATGTGGAGCTCAAGCCCAGGATCGACTGGGGCCAGGTGCTCGCTGACAAACAG AGACTAGTGGAGTCGGATGAGTATGGGCCCACCCTCTCAGACGTGGAGAAGCAGATCGCCTCCCATAACATCCTGCACAAGGAGATCGAGAGCTATAAGACCCAGCTGAAGGGCAGCTCCGCG GACACAGCAACCACTCAGAGACAGTGTGCGAAGCTGCTG gaGAGCTCCCTGGCCCGGCGTAACAACCTGGCGACGCTGTATGAGTACATGAGTGGCTGCAATAAGGAGCTGGCCTACCTGAGCGAGCAGGAGGACAAGATCGCCAGCCGCGACTGGAGCGACCGCATGGTGGACGCCCCCAGCGTGCGCATGGAGTacgag AGATTCAAAAACAGTGGGCTGCTGTCGCATGAAGGTGAAACTACCAGACTGCAGGAGGAAGCGGACAATCTTGTTGTGGCGGGCCACCCGGCTCGCCCACTCATAAAG TCCCTGGACAGCGAGGTGCAGAATGAGTGGCAGAGATTCCTCAACCTCCTCATTTGCCAAGAGACACATCTGGACAACGTTGAGGATTACAAGAGG TATCAGCTGGATATGGAGACCTTCTCGGAGTCCCTGAAGAGGATCAACTCCACCATGGAGCCCAAGCAGCTGGAGAGCATGAGCAACCTGGAGAGGCAGATGCACATAGAG ggagaggagagggctgtggAGAGGAACGAGCAGCGGCTGGCCGACCTGAGGGAGCTGAGCACCTCCATCGCTCCTCTCCCCCTCCGCCGCACCCGGCCCGCCAAGAAGGCCCCGGTGGTCGCCCTGTGTGACTGGACCACTGACAAG ACCTCAGCCAAGAGAGGGGAAAAGTTCACCCTGAAGTCCAACACCAATGATGAGACCTGGGATGTTGAGACCATGGGTGGTGTAACAAAGTCACTGCCTTCTGTCATCCTACTGATCTTGCCTCCAGACAAGGATGCCATTGCTAAGGTGGACAG TCTGGGTGGCCAGCTTGCTGACCTGAAGAGAAGAAGAACTGCTCTGCTGGCTCCCTCCAGACCCATTATGGAAGTCAAAACCGCCAATGTCAACGTTGTCTCGTCTCCCCCGCCGGGCGACGGGCTAAAGGCAAGGGACCTCACCAGCCGTCTGGAGAAGGTCAATAATGACCTTGTGAAGACAGAGAAGGGCATCCTAGATCGTCTCCGAGCCCCACTGGACCGCAAGAACCCCACGCAAGATCTGGCAAAGCGAATCGATGATCACGAG AAAAGCGTCTCAGAGATAAACCACTTGGAGGCCGAGAAGGCAGCTATTCAGAGGGAGATGCAGCCCCTGGTGGCCCAGACGGCCTCGTCAACGCTGCCCACCAAGCTGAGTGCCGTCAACAACAAGATGGACAATGTCACCAATCTTGCCAACACCTACAAGAAAAA GGCCAATGCAACCATGTTCTTGGAGGGCCAGATTAAGAAGGTGGACACGATGCTGAGTGGATTTGAGAATCGCCTTGTGAAGACTGACACCATTCCTGATGAACCCAATGCCATCGAGACACGCACCCAGGAAGTTCAG GCCATCCAAAAAGATGTGACGGGCAGAAAGGATGACATGCTGAAACTGGACAGGGACCTTGAGAGCACCGGCCAGCTGTGCAGCTCCCTGCAGAAGAACCACCAGGAGTACTGCCCCGACCTGCGCCGGCAGGAGGGAGTCGTCAAACGCCTGAAGAACCGCTTTGCCAACCTCAACAATCAGCTGCAACAGAG GTCTAGTCAGTTGCAGGATATAGGCAAGAAGAACCAGGACTTCCAGACAACTGTCAAATCTCTGAACGCCTTCTTGATAAACATGCCCAACAACAAGCTACAGGCTGATGATGACCTTGTTCAAATCAAAACCAAACAGAACTCTCAGAAG AGGGTAGTGGAGGACATAAAGAGAAAAGAAGACGATGTGGATCGCGTAGCGTTGCTGGCAGACGATCTGCAAAAACTCCTGAGT GAATATGATGCAAACACGCAAAAGTACCGTCATATTCTGAACATCCCAGAGGAACCAGAGGAAGACCGCTTTGACCTCCTCGATGCCGTGCAGCAGAAG GAAAAGGATGTGGTGAATCTTTACTCTGAGGTTCTTGCAGAGAATGAACAGCAGCTTAAGCAAATGGATGTGGCCAAAAACATCATCAATAAG AACGACGAGGTCGTGAGCCGCGTTGTGGTGAAgcagcagatgcagatgcagagtcAGCAGAGGAACCAGGTGGAGGTGGACGGCCTGAAGAGGGAACTCGGGGACGAGAtcaacaggcgcacacacaccgaGAACGACCTGGAGATCTACCAGAAGAGGCTGCAGTCCCTGCGGAGCAGACGAGGTGTGGAGCGCCTGGAGGAGAAAGAGATCGTGCAGTACTACCGCGACCCCAAGCTGGAGGCGGAGATCGAAGCCCTAAAGAAGAAGGTCGGCGAAGAGTCTAAGAAGCGCACGGGCACCCACACCGAGATTGACGTCATGAAGCAGAAGATCCTTCGCCTGGAACGCGAGCTGGCGAGCATCGAACCCAAAATGGTGACCAAGGTGGTCACCGAATATGAGAAAGACCCCCAACTGgacaaggagatggagaggataagagaggaaatGCGCAGGCTCAGAGATGAGGTCACCGTCCGCCACAGAGAGTCGCTGCAGctccacaccaccatcaccaccttggAGCAGAAGAGACCAACCATCAGGGAAAGGGTCGTAAAGAAGGAAGTGATTAGACTTGAAAAGGATCCAGTCATGCTCAAAGCAGTTTATGGATTCCAGAATGATATCGCAGACGAGCAGGCCAGGTGCAAGGGCTTGAATGACGATATTTTTCAGACAAGGAGCAAGATCAACACACTCGAGAGGATCATCCCAACAGTGCAGCCGAAGATCATAACCAAGGAAGTCACTAAAGTGGAGCAAGACCCAGAGATGCTGAGCGAGTCCAAAACTCTCCACAACAGCCTCAACAGACAGATGCAGGACACCAATGACCTGCTGAAGGAAATCACCACTCTCAGGCTCCGCTACAGCGAAGAGCAAAAACTGAAACCAAGGATGGAGGTGAAAGAGATCATCAACGAGATCTACAGAGTGGACCCGGACACAGAGGTGGAGCTGAGGCGGCTGAAAAGGGACATCCAGCAGTCCGGTCGCCGTCGCACGGacctggagagggagatggaggtgaTCAACACAGAGCTGTACACACTGCGCTCCCAGAAGCCCAAGGTCGAGTACAAAGAGGTAACCCAGGAGGTGGtcaaggaggagaggagccccGAGATCGTCAGGGAGATGCAAAGGCTGAACGACCAGCTCACTCTGCTGAGGACCCGATACGAAACGACCCACACCAAAGTCGGCATCTTGAGCAGCCAGAGGGATGACCTGAAGACTGAGAAATCAAAGGTGACCACAAACCTTGTGAACAAGGAAGTAATCAAGTACGAGAACGACCCACTGTTGGAGAAGGAGGCTGACCGACTGAGGAGAGATGTCCGCGATGAAACTCAACAGCGCCGTCATGTGGAAGAGGCTGTGTTTGACCTTCAGCACAAATACCTCTTGCTCGAGAGGCAGAAACCAGAGGAGAAGATCGTCCTTCAGGAAGTGCTGCGTCTTGAGAAGGACCCGAGGCAAATCATGGAGCATGAGAGGCTGAGCAGAAATATGGATGATGAGCTGAAAGCCCGCAGGAGGTTGGAGTTGGAAGTGAAGGACCTAAGGGCCTTAGTTCTAGAGAAGGAACGGCAACTGGCAGAGATGGACGACCGTCAGAAGAAGATCTTGGTTGAGACAGAGTTAAGACAGATCAAAAATAAAATCTATGAGCTTGAACATGCCCCAGCCCCAGTTGAAGAAAGAATTGTAATAAAGGAGATTCTTAAAGTGGAACGTGATCCCAAACTAGATGTGCTGATTACTGGGTCACGTGTGGATatggaaaaagaagaaaatctaATTTCTCGCTTGGAGAGAGACATCAGAAACCTACAAATCAAGTTGGACATCTTGAGGAAAGAGAAATCACTGGAGAAGATCGTATACAAAGAGGTGATAAGAGTCGAAAAAGATCcaactcaagaagctgagagatcTGATTACAGGTCTCAGGTGTCCCAGGCGAAGAATGCCAGACGTGACGTGGAGGAAGAACTAGAGCGTCTCAATACCAGACTAACACGACTGCACACATCAAGGTCATCGTCATCCCAGGAAGAGACTACTGTGACCCTGAAGAGGGACAATCtgcagagggagaaagacaatCTCTTGGATGAGCTGAGGAGGCTGGAGAGCGATAAAGagaccaccaccatctccttccagCAGCAGTCCCGACTACTCAGCGAGAGAAACCAGCAGACCAGGCAGAAGAGCATTAAAATGGAGTCTGAGGTGCTGCGTCTGGAGAAGGACATTTCGGACGAGAAGGAAACGATCCACAAGAGGGACATCACCATCATGGAGCTGCAAGGTACCCTGAAGAACGAGGACCACAACGAGACCCACACGAGGGAAACCAACGTGTCCACCAGAATCACCATCCTCGATCCAGAGACCGGAAAGGACATGTCACCGTACGACGCCTACGTGTTAGGTCTGATTGATCGCAATCAGTACATGCATCTCCAGGAACTTGAATGCAACTGGGAGGAGATCACCACAGAGGGCAGTGACATCACAGACACGTCTGTGCTGCGGGACCGCAAGAGTGGCAAGCAGTACTCCATCACGGAAGCACTGAAAGCTGGAAGGCTGACCCAGTACGACCTGCAGCTCTACAAAGACGGCAAGATGCCCATATCTGAGTTTGCCCTCTTAGTGGCGGGAGAGAAGAAACCCCCCAGCCTGCTGAGGTCCCTCTCCAAATCCACTCCTGACTTAAACTCACCGACTTACAGCCCCACCTACTCCAGCCCCACCTCCAGTGGCTTATTCAACAGATCTCAGTCTAACGGCAGCCTCAACACCCTGATCAACCCCGCCAATCCAGAGGAGCACTTCCCCATCTCCGGCGTCATCGACGTCACAACGAACAGCCGCATGTCGGTGCGCAGCGCTATGACCCGGAAGCTGATCGACCACGAGACGGGTCTGAAGTTGCTGGAAGCCCAGGCCGCCACCGGAGGCATCGTGGACCTCAACAAGAAGGACCGCTTCTCGGTCCACAAGGCGGTGCAGTACGGCCTCATTGACAAGAGTCAGATGCATCAGCTGCTCAACGCCCAGAAGGCCTTCACCGGGGTGGAAGACCCCGTGACCAAGGGGCGCCTGTCCGTAGGCCAGGCCGCCCAGAAGGGCTGGATCCCAGAGGAGAGTGCCCTGTGGTACATGGAATCACAGCACGTCACAGGAGGGCTGGTAGACCCAAACAAGGCTGGCCGCATCCCTATCTCAGAAGCCATCGGCACTGATATCATTGATGACATGACAGCAAAGGAGCTGCAGGATGAGTCCAAGCACCATAAGGTATTGGTGGACCCCGTCACGAAGGAGAAGATCACCTTGCAGGAAGCAATGGATCGTTGCAAGAAGGACCCCATCAATGGACTCTTACTCTTACCTGCAGCATCCACCGGTGCTGACAATACTCCGTCTTACTCTAACCATAACTACTCTCGGGTGTAG